In Deinococcus puniceus, one genomic interval encodes:
- a CDS encoding HD domain-containing phosphohydrolase, whose product MSLEPEWHGGLAMRGLTEVLFNLSLLITCTFGLSLTFREWPVRRRIREDALRVGLASASSLLLMVFAFRESGPPPDLHLDFCLVPLVLVAKRYGVGLGALAALPMLLWGFTEEGTQAGIKAAVDVAALLLITGLLRPKYDILMLTARDLWLLPIPFLAVNLVLLASAEGRAVFWQVYLLGLLINAVGLGIAAMILLSRYQLLRVTQAFRTQAHTDPLTSLGNRRQFDADLAALDVGAQLVLLDLDHFKIVNDQYGHAVGDQVLQGVARLLGRDERQQVRAYRIGGEEFALLTDVGSEGRARTWVESLLKEVARQGMTLAGISFPDSNGSLPATLTLSAGLATCRPHETPHDLFRQADEALYLAKTNGRNRLVCSTDVPASAAKKTARTAARTLPKPAQVGGSGAVKGGAASGALGAVKLASLSAAAADDKTLSIQPRFTLWQSLRTTVELLSQRRSMTDTDWSELLRLAIACVDGAEAGSLNMREGREFRLCAVQGYGAALVGLPLSEQSQFLWYGHDRADWQAGKARVINSQELQLVGKQSDALHAAGQTQFFQEAGRRDELQANLCLPVVLNGEVVAHLNLDSFSSVHAFAPEALEVAGLFAQQLAALLQFQQRWRELDLLAELHLHLQTDDGLAAAPAGPLSSGSSPNEPRLEARLTDTALDLLRAHQATLLRYDADLDLLTSRAAAGRDRQLGPAQLPRGQGLAWRALETGQIMRSADLRPKPGLYRPEQVEHDCMMAVPLFGQHHDPLGVLVVTRAANRPFQIVDEHLGLMLASVGSRLLERHAHVADLQEALEAALNTLGVALEVRDFETQGHTQRVRHHAHILGRALNLPPDLLVALRHGAALHDIGKLAIPDAVLLKPGRLTPHERRTMETHAALGSVLAARIPYLHPEAHAVIHSHHERWDGAGYPDRLGGEQIPLLARLFSLCDVYDALVSVRPYKQAMSPEQALEIIREGCGSQFDPALTDLFVRLWETGEIR is encoded by the coding sequence ATGTCGCTCGAACCAGAATGGCACGGTGGGCTGGCGATGAGGGGCTTGACTGAAGTCCTGTTCAATTTGTCTCTACTGATCACCTGCACTTTTGGTCTGAGCCTCACTTTCCGCGAATGGCCGGTGCGCCGCCGAATTCGTGAAGATGCCCTCCGGGTGGGCTTGGCCTCTGCCTCTTCGCTCTTGCTGATGGTGTTCGCCTTTCGGGAAAGCGGCCCTCCCCCCGATCTGCACCTTGATTTCTGCTTGGTGCCGCTGGTATTGGTGGCAAAGCGTTACGGCGTGGGCCTAGGGGCACTGGCCGCCCTACCGATGCTGCTGTGGGGCTTCACAGAAGAAGGCACGCAAGCTGGAATCAAGGCCGCTGTGGATGTGGCGGCTCTGCTGCTGATTACGGGCCTGCTGCGGCCCAAGTACGACATTTTGATGCTGACAGCCCGTGATCTGTGGCTGCTCCCCATACCGTTCTTGGCAGTCAATCTGGTGCTGCTGGCCTCTGCGGAAGGCCGGGCGGTGTTTTGGCAAGTGTACCTGTTGGGCCTGCTGATCAATGCCGTAGGTCTGGGCATCGCGGCCATGATTCTGCTCTCACGGTATCAATTGTTGCGGGTGACGCAGGCGTTCCGCACGCAGGCCCACACCGACCCGCTGACCAGTCTGGGCAACCGCCGACAATTCGACGCCGACCTTGCCGCACTTGATGTCGGCGCGCAGTTGGTGCTGCTGGACTTGGATCATTTTAAGATCGTGAACGATCAGTACGGGCACGCTGTAGGCGACCAAGTGTTGCAGGGCGTGGCGCGGCTCTTGGGGCGCGATGAACGGCAGCAAGTGCGGGCCTACCGCATAGGTGGCGAAGAATTTGCGCTGCTGACCGATGTGGGTAGTGAAGGCCGTGCCCGCACATGGGTCGAAAGCCTGTTGAAGGAAGTGGCGCGGCAAGGCATGACGCTGGCTGGAATTTCGTTTCCAGATTCAAATGGCTCGCTGCCCGCCACACTGACCCTCTCGGCAGGGCTAGCCACCTGCCGCCCCCACGAAACGCCGCACGACCTGTTTCGGCAGGCCGACGAAGCGTTGTATCTGGCCAAAACCAATGGTCGCAACCGCTTGGTGTGCAGTACCGATGTTCCCGCATCCGCCGCAAAAAAGACCGCTCGCACGGCGGCCCGCACGCTCCCGAAACCGGCTCAAGTCGGCGGCTCGGGCGCGGTCAAGGGGGGTGCTGCCTCTGGGGCATTGGGCGCAGTCAAGCTCGCTTCTCTCTCAGCCGCAGCAGCCGACGACAAAACCCTGAGCATTCAGCCCCGCTTTACCCTGTGGCAGTCGCTCCGAACCACTGTAGAATTGTTGTCCCAGCGCCGCAGCATGACCGACACAGACTGGTCAGAGTTGCTGCGGTTGGCGATTGCCTGTGTAGACGGTGCCGAGGCCGGATCGCTGAACATGCGCGAAGGGCGGGAATTCCGGCTCTGTGCAGTGCAGGGCTACGGGGCGGCACTGGTGGGGTTGCCCCTCAGCGAGCAGTCACAGTTTCTGTGGTACGGCCACGACCGGGCCGACTGGCAAGCGGGCAAGGCACGGGTCATCAATTCGCAGGAACTGCAACTGGTTGGCAAGCAGTCGGACGCACTGCACGCCGCCGGACAGACACAGTTCTTTCAGGAAGCGGGCAGGCGCGACGAGTTGCAGGCCAACTTGTGCTTACCGGTGGTTCTGAACGGCGAAGTGGTGGCCCACCTGAATCTGGACTCGTTCTCTTCGGTGCACGCCTTTGCGCCGGAAGCTCTTGAGGTGGCAGGCCTGTTCGCCCAACAATTGGCCGCCTTGCTCCAATTTCAGCAGCGTTGGCGCGAACTGGATTTATTGGCCGAGCTGCACCTGCACCTTCAGACCGATGACGGACTGGCTGCCGCTCCTGCTGGCCCGCTTTCCTCCGGTAGTTCCCCAAACGAACCCCGCTTGGAAGCCCGCCTGACCGACACCGCGCTGGACTTGTTGCGTGCCCACCAAGCGACCCTGCTGCGCTACGACGCCGATCTGGATCTGCTGACTTCCCGCGCCGCCGCGGGGCGTGACCGGCAGCTTGGCCCGGCGCAATTGCCGCGTGGGCAGGGGTTGGCGTGGAGAGCCCTAGAGACCGGGCAAATTATGAGAAGCGCCGATCTGCGGCCCAAACCCGGACTGTATAGACCAGAGCAGGTGGAGCATGACTGCATGATGGCTGTGCCCCTGTTTGGACAACATCACGATCCTTTGGGCGTATTGGTCGTGACCCGCGCCGCCAACCGACCTTTTCAGATCGTCGACGAACATTTGGGCCTGATGCTGGCGAGCGTCGGGTCACGCCTGCTGGAACGTCACGCCCATGTGGCCGACTTGCAAGAAGCCCTCGAAGCCGCACTGAACACACTGGGGGTGGCGCTAGAAGTGCGTGATTTCGAGACGCAGGGTCACACCCAGCGCGTCCGGCATCACGCCCATATCTTGGGGCGGGCGCTGAACTTACCCCCTGACCTGTTGGTGGCCCTGCGGCACGGCGCGGCCCTGCACGACATCGGCAAATTGGCCATCCCCGACGCCGTGCTGCTGAAACCCGGACGCCTGACGCCTCATGAGCGCCGAACCATGGAAACCCACGCGGCTTTGGGATCGGTGCTGGCCGCCCGCATTCCTTACCTTCACCCCGAAGCCCACGCGGTGATCCACTCTCACCACGAACGTTGGGACGGCGCGGGCTACCCAGACCGGCTCGGCGGCGAGCAGATTCCGCTGCTGGCCCGCCTCTTCAGCCTCTGCGACGTGTACGACGCGCTGGTGAGCGTCCGGCCTTACAAGCAGGCCATGTCCCCCGAACAGGCGCTAGAAATCATTCGGGAGGGGTGCGGCAGCCAGTTCGACCCTGCGCTGACCGACCTGTTTGTGCGGCTGTGGGAAACCGGAGAGATCCGCTGA
- the folE gene encoding GTP cyclohydrolase I FolE, whose protein sequence is MGAVRPDLKLLTHDWLSAIGEDPEREGLLKTPERVAKAWGFLTGGYTQTLTGVTNDAVFEAEGSEMVIVKDIEFYSMCEHHMLPFYGRAHIAYIPDGKILGLSKFARIVDLYARRLQVQERITTQVADAVLELLAPKGVAVLMEGVHLCMAMRGVQKQNSSTTTSAMRGLFKDDARTRAEFMSAVQGTLRSR, encoded by the coding sequence GTGGGAGCCGTTCGGCCTGATCTGAAGCTGCTGACCCACGACTGGCTCTCGGCCATCGGGGAAGACCCGGAGCGCGAAGGCCTGCTGAAGACGCCCGAGCGCGTCGCCAAAGCGTGGGGCTTCCTGACAGGCGGCTATACCCAAACGCTGACGGGCGTGACCAACGACGCCGTGTTCGAGGCCGAGGGCAGCGAGATGGTCATCGTGAAAGACATCGAGTTCTATTCGATGTGCGAACACCACATGTTGCCGTTCTATGGCCGCGCCCACATCGCCTATATCCCAGACGGCAAAATCTTGGGCCTCAGCAAGTTTGCCCGCATCGTAGACCTGTACGCCCGCCGCCTTCAGGTGCAGGAGCGGATTACGACCCAAGTGGCCGACGCGGTGCTGGAACTCTTGGCCCCCAAAGGCGTGGCGGTCTTAATGGAAGGCGTGCACCTCTGCATGGCGATGCGCGGCGTGCAAAAGCAGAATTCCAGCACCACCACTTCGGCCATGCGCGGCCTGTTCAAGGATGATGCCCGCACCCGCGCCGAGTTTATGAGCGCCGTGCAGGGCACGCTGCGGAGCCGCTAA
- a CDS encoding adenylosuccinate synthase, which translates to MPGIAIIGAQWGDEGKGKITDFLAPRATFIARYQGGANAGHTVTAKGQTFKLNLLPSGVLHEGTVSVLGDGMVIDPQKFMEERQNLLNAGLNPDLRISDRAHLVLPHHKFVDGRKDFVGTTGRGIGPAYADRARRVGIRFGDLADDGVLRERVERLLEAKPNSTRDAGWTSVDVALDALAPTREALLPFVQDTGGQLRQAIKEGQNVLFEGAQATLLDLNYGTYPFVTSSHPTVGGVLVGAGVNHKAIHRVYGVAKAFNTRVGHGPFPTEVFGDMELRLRGDGSKPWDEFGTTTGRARRVGWLDLELLRYAVDVNGLDGLVINKMDILAGLDTIPVCTHYDADGQPVYRQMPGWATTDGADSRATLPKQAQAYLDLIEETVGCPVVIFSCGPAREQTYGAVDWV; encoded by the coding sequence ATGCCCGGAATCGCAATTATTGGTGCCCAGTGGGGAGACGAAGGCAAGGGAAAGATCACCGATTTCCTTGCCCCCCGCGCAACATTTATCGCCCGTTATCAGGGAGGCGCGAACGCGGGCCACACCGTGACGGCCAAAGGTCAGACCTTTAAGCTGAACCTGCTGCCCAGCGGCGTCCTGCACGAGGGAACGGTGTCGGTGCTGGGCGACGGCATGGTCATCGACCCCCAGAAGTTTATGGAGGAACGCCAGAATTTGCTGAATGCGGGCCTGAATCCTGATCTCCGAATCAGTGACCGGGCGCATCTGGTGTTGCCTCACCACAAGTTTGTCGATGGACGCAAAGACTTCGTGGGCACGACGGGGCGCGGGATTGGCCCCGCCTATGCAGACCGGGCGCGGCGCGTGGGCATCCGCTTTGGCGATTTGGCCGACGACGGCGTGCTGCGTGAGCGCGTAGAGCGGCTGCTGGAAGCCAAACCCAACAGCACCCGCGACGCAGGCTGGACAAGCGTAGACGTGGCCCTCGACGCCCTCGCGCCCACCCGCGAAGCCCTGCTGCCCTTCGTGCAGGACACGGGCGGGCAACTGCGCCAAGCCATCAAGGAAGGCCAGAATGTGCTGTTTGAAGGCGCTCAGGCCACCTTGCTGGACTTGAATTACGGCACGTACCCCTTCGTGACCAGCAGCCACCCGACGGTGGGCGGCGTGTTGGTGGGGGCGGGCGTGAACCACAAGGCCATCCACCGCGTCTACGGCGTCGCCAAAGCCTTCAATACCCGCGTGGGTCACGGCCCCTTTCCCACCGAAGTCTTCGGGGATATGGAACTGCGCCTGCGCGGCGACGGCTCCAAGCCTTGGGATGAATTCGGCACCACCACAGGCCGCGCCCGCCGCGTAGGCTGGCTGGATCTGGAACTGCTGCGCTACGCCGTAGACGTGAACGGCCTCGACGGTCTGGTCATCAACAAAATGGACATTTTGGCGGGCCTGGACACCATTCCGGTGTGTACCCACTACGACGCGGACGGCCAACCCGTGTACCGTCAGATGCCCGGTTGGGCCACCACCGACGGAGCCGACAGCCGAGCCACCTTGCCCAAGCAGGCGCAGGCGTATCTGGATTTGATCGAAGAGACGGTGGGTTGCCCCGTGGTCATCTTCTCGTGTGGCCCGGCCCGCGAGCAGACGTATGGGGCAGTGGACTGGGTTTAG
- a CDS encoding E3 binding domain-containing protein, with protein MMDRIAPLAKILAEANGIDWQRLNGTGEGGMIVEQDILNYLSRVMSGEEEPPETPVDLPPPDWEGDLANSNFDMAALSAAGVDSDITSFIEQARPSAPQVPATPAASFQDDAMEFEMDDGEDDGESLLTTEPPVLVPAAELEVPEVAAALPEPEVQPAAAVIPERIVVPEPVQPEPVQPEPAQPEPVQIPAAAAAVVPPAAAAASKGGLGGLLSRLYQNRAAPQDTPVAPTPAPSMVGPAFATPKDDVAAMSPPAVSTPEVAAPNITVPDIAAPSIAAPIVPDIAMPSLAAAEVAAPELTAADLSIEAEQNTPDFSAPQVDAPLVSGPVTSDAAQPWASKDDVVPMVAAATPATPEVQPVLTPDPVAAAMAGAAATASLGTASANDAAALPRDAVWFGTYLRRDAHVAAAADLREQLSEALSRDVPLALLVARAAQHHAAILDLGAVAIQDPSVGRTRSAKPGSLRDAVTALDTDHDGTPDLLIVDAGLLDLDDLHYPHALTLSVGRVQGGRAALTLNGNVDTERAARFLASVAQTLEKPVILVV; from the coding sequence CAGAGACTCAACGGCACGGGCGAGGGCGGGATGATCGTGGAGCAAGACATCCTGAACTACCTGTCACGCGTCATGAGCGGCGAGGAAGAGCCGCCCGAAACCCCCGTGGACTTGCCGCCGCCCGATTGGGAAGGCGACCTCGCCAACAGCAACTTCGACATGGCCGCGCTGAGTGCAGCGGGCGTAGACAGCGACATCACCTCGTTTATCGAGCAGGCCCGGCCCTCTGCCCCGCAGGTTCCGGCCACCCCCGCCGCTAGCTTTCAGGACGACGCGATGGAATTCGAGATGGACGACGGCGAGGACGACGGCGAGTCGCTGCTGACCACCGAGCCGCCCGTGCTCGTGCCCGCCGCCGAGCTTGAAGTGCCGGAAGTCGCCGCCGCCCTGCCTGAGCCTGAGGTACAGCCTGCCGCCGCCGTGATTCCCGAACGGATCGTGGTGCCGGAGCCTGTACAGCCCGAACCTGTACAGCCCGAACCCGCGCAACCCGAACCTGTTCAGATTCCTGCTGCTGCCGCCGCTGTGGTTCCGCCCGCTGCCGCTGCTGCCAGCAAAGGCGGCTTGGGCGGGTTGCTGTCGCGCCTGTACCAAAACCGCGCCGCGCCGCAGGACACGCCCGTCGCGCCTACGCCCGCCCCCAGCATGGTTGGCCCCGCGTTCGCCACGCCCAAGGACGATGTCGCCGCAATGTCTCCCCCGGCAGTTTCCACGCCGGAAGTGGCTGCGCCGAACATCACCGTGCCGGACATCGCTGCCCCCAGTATTGCTGCTCCTATTGTTCCCGATATCGCCATGCCCTCGTTGGCTGCCGCAGAGGTGGCCGCCCCCGAACTGACCGCCGCAGACCTGAGTATTGAAGCCGAGCAGAACACGCCCGACTTCAGCGCCCCGCAAGTGGACGCGCCCTTGGTCAGCGGCCCGGTGACAAGCGACGCCGCACAGCCTTGGGCCAGCAAAGACGACGTGGTGCCGATGGTGGCCGCCGCGACGCCAGCAACCCCAGAAGTGCAGCCTGTCCTCACGCCCGATCCGGTTGCTGCTGCGATGGCCGGAGCCGCCGCCACTGCTTCTCTCGGCACCGCTTCTGCCAACGATGCTGCCGCCTTGCCCCGAGACGCCGTGTGGTTCGGCACCTACCTGCGCCGCGACGCCCATGTGGCTGCTGCCGCCGATCTGCGCGAGCAACTGAGCGAAGCCCTAAGCCGCGACGTGCCGCTGGCCCTCTTGGTGGCCCGCGCCGCCCAGCACCACGCCGCGATTCTGGACTTGGGTGCAGTTGCCATCCAAGACCCCAGCGTGGGCCGCACCCGTAGCGCGAAACCCGGCAGCCTCCGTGACGCCGTGACCGCCCTCGATACCGACCACGACGGCACGCCCGACCTGCTGATCGTAGACGCCGGACTGCTGGACTTGGACGACCTGCACTACCCGCACGCCCTGACCCTCAGCGTGGGCCGCGTGCAAGGGGGCCGCGCCGCCCTAACCCTCAACGGCAACGTGGACACCGAACGCGCTGCCCGCTTCCTTGCGAGTGTGGCCCAGACGCTCGAAAAACCAGTAATTCTGGTGGTCTGA